One genomic window of Synergistetes bacterium HGW-Synergistetes-1 includes the following:
- a CDS encoding (2Fe-2S)-binding protein has protein sequence MIVGVVCLKIELKVNGKLRRAEVGVSERLIDVLRQKFGLVSVKEGCGAGECGACTVLLDGEAVCSCVVPAFQTEGHDILTVEGLEENGELDVIQQSFIDCDAIQCGFCTPGMIMSAKALLLKNPLPSRDEIRTALAGNICRCTGYTQILDAVETAAERIREDLQ, from the coding sequence ATGATCGTCGGGGTGGTTTGCCTGAAAATAGAACTTAAGGTCAACGGCAAGTTGAGGAGAGCTGAAGTGGGGGTATCTGAGAGGCTGATAGATGTGCTTAGGCAGAAGTTCGGTCTTGTCAGCGTCAAAGAGGGATGCGGCGCAGGAGAGTGCGGTGCATGCACGGTCCTCCTGGATGGAGAAGCCGTCTGTTCTTGTGTGGTTCCGGCTTTTCAGACAGAAGGGCACGATATCCTTACAGTAGAGGGTCTCGAAGAAAACGGAGAATTGGATGTGATACAGCAGTCTTTTATAGACTGTGATGCGATCCAGTGCGGGTTCTGTACACCAGGGATGATAATGTCTGCCAAGGCACTGCTCTTAAAAAATCCGTTGCCCTCAAGAGATGAGATAAGGACCGCGCTTGCCGGGAATATATGCAGGTGCACAGGTTATACCCAAATACTAGACGCAGTTGAAACAGCAGCTGAACGGATAAGGGAGGACCTCCAGTGA
- a CDS encoding aldehyde oxidase produces MNKKSYNYIGKNIIRCDAADKVQGRFHYLADEPFPGVLFGVILMSPHSNAIVRSIDVSEAISIEGVEILTYLDVPSVKYNSGEWFPGQEDFPDETILTGHARHVGDRIALVMAETEEKARRSRDLVRVGYEIMPAVTSLNTAAEMAGTLHEDGQRSFDGSISYGDVDEAFSGAAYIESDTVITPKIHHAAMETHSVLAIPRPGGVIEVRTPCQITFGVQHSVAQVLELPLSKIRVIKVNMGGTFGGKQEVVFEVLCAWAANKLKRPVFINTSREETILSTRTRAAVKGKVETAVDAEGLILGRRFELTVDAGAYLTGTKKVMMAMGKKASRLYRIPALSYTGSVVRTSTTPAGACRGYGSPQIHTITEIHTDLLCRRLGFDPVEFRMKNLLKEFEEDPSGGANIGKARVIECLKKGAEVFEWEKSKTPKVSRGRFFTGTGFACCTHGNGYYKTKYHDFSNMSLRILEDGSAILRASIHELGSGATTALAQIVGEVTGIDVSKITVTETDTQFTSYDSGCQASRVIYVCGECARLVSEEAVKMLREETSKLLDKPVRFSDGQLICEGHKLGIGEAIREIMGKNRVSIEAHFEHRPEMNPASFGAHFAEVTVDKLTGLVRINRYLAVHDIGQAINESFVRGQIYGGVQMGIGMALTEELPFDSNGIPKVRNFDKYHLINAPDMPDSEIILIEDGEPGGPFGAKSIGEISTVPVSAAIVNAVNRALCSSLTDLPLTPAKIVEAVDDQGK; encoded by the coding sequence ATGAATAAGAAATCATACAATTATATCGGTAAAAATATCATCAGGTGCGATGCTGCTGACAAGGTGCAGGGCAGGTTTCATTATCTGGCGGATGAGCCCTTTCCAGGCGTATTGTTCGGAGTTATTCTTATGAGCCCCCACTCCAATGCCATAGTAAGGTCGATCGATGTTTCTGAAGCGATCAGTATCGAAGGTGTTGAAATACTTACATATCTTGATGTTCCTTCAGTAAAGTACAACAGCGGAGAGTGGTTCCCAGGTCAGGAAGATTTTCCGGATGAGACTATCCTCACCGGTCATGCAAGACACGTAGGTGACCGCATAGCCCTGGTCATGGCAGAGACAGAAGAAAAAGCGAGAAGGAGCAGAGATCTTGTCAGGGTCGGATATGAAATAATGCCTGCTGTTACCTCGCTTAATACGGCTGCTGAAATGGCAGGGACGCTACACGAAGACGGGCAGAGAAGCTTTGACGGAAGCATTTCCTATGGAGATGTTGATGAAGCTTTTTCCGGGGCAGCTTACATAGAGTCGGACACGGTAATAACCCCAAAGATCCATCATGCGGCTATGGAAACTCACTCCGTACTGGCAATACCTCGTCCCGGAGGTGTGATCGAAGTAAGGACGCCCTGCCAGATAACATTCGGAGTGCAGCATTCCGTTGCGCAGGTGCTGGAGCTGCCTTTATCAAAAATCAGAGTGATTAAGGTAAACATGGGGGGGACATTCGGGGGGAAACAGGAAGTAGTTTTTGAGGTTTTGTGTGCATGGGCGGCAAATAAACTCAAAAGACCTGTTTTTATCAACACGTCGAGAGAAGAGACCATCCTTTCGACCCGTACCAGAGCTGCGGTAAAAGGCAAAGTCGAAACGGCTGTGGATGCGGAGGGTCTGATACTTGGAAGGCGCTTTGAACTGACAGTGGACGCAGGAGCATACCTTACAGGCACAAAGAAAGTAATGATGGCCATGGGAAAAAAGGCTTCAAGGTTATATAGGATACCTGCTCTCAGCTACACAGGTTCTGTAGTCAGGACGTCAACGACTCCGGCAGGTGCGTGCCGCGGGTATGGTTCTCCTCAGATACACACAATTACCGAGATACATACAGATCTTCTCTGCAGGAGGCTTGGTTTTGACCCCGTCGAGTTCAGGATGAAAAATCTTCTTAAAGAATTTGAAGAAGATCCCTCAGGCGGAGCCAATATAGGCAAGGCAAGAGTGATCGAGTGTTTGAAAAAAGGGGCTGAAGTTTTTGAATGGGAGAAGAGCAAAACACCGAAGGTAAGCAGAGGAAGGTTTTTCACCGGAACAGGTTTTGCGTGCTGCACACATGGCAATGGTTACTATAAAACAAAGTATCATGATTTTTCGAACATGTCCCTAAGGATACTTGAAGACGGCTCAGCGATACTTCGGGCCTCAATCCATGAGCTTGGCAGCGGCGCAACAACAGCGCTTGCACAGATAGTGGGCGAGGTCACTGGAATAGACGTCTCAAAAATAACGGTTACCGAGACCGACACACAATTCACTTCATATGACTCGGGATGTCAGGCCAGCAGGGTCATATACGTGTGCGGCGAATGTGCCAGACTGGTTTCTGAAGAAGCAGTAAAAATGCTCCGCGAAGAAACATCAAAGCTATTGGACAAACCTGTGCGTTTTTCTGATGGACAGCTCATTTGCGAAGGACATAAGCTTGGTATTGGAGAGGCAATAAGAGAAATAATGGGAAAAAACAGGGTTTCCATTGAAGCTCATTTTGAACACAGGCCTGAAATGAACCCGGCATCGTTTGGGGCACACTTTGCGGAAGTGACTGTAGATAAACTGACCGGCCTGGTCAGGATCAACAGATACCTCGCTGTTCACGATATTGGCCAGGCAATAAACGAGAGTTTTGTAAGAGGGCAGATATATGGAGGTGTTCAGATGGGAATAGGAATGGCCCTCACCGAAGAACTTCCATTTGATAGCAACGGTATTCCTAAAGTGCGTAATTTTGACAAATACCATCTGATAAATGCCCCCGACATGCCGGACTCAGAAATAATTCTTATTGAAGACGGTGAACCGGGAGGTCCTTTCGGCGCGAAGAGCATAGGGGAAATTTCAACTGTTCCGGTGTCTGCGGCAATTGTAAACGCAGTAAACAGGGCGTTATGTTCATCATTGACTGACCTTCCTCTTACTCCTGCAAAGATAGTGGAAGCTGTTGACGATCAGGGAAAATGA
- a CDS encoding carbon monoxide dehydrogenase → MTSLFAPRSIKEYSNFLAVSGELEKHFIAGGTDWLIKNRRSIPEMAVLFDLSKMTELRGIEIKESYLRVGAMETMTSIHSSALIKLYAAALTDAALSMGSVQIRNRATVGGNLANASPAADTPCALAALDASATVFSLSGSRNLSIEEVLASCPNANTLSDGEIITEFCTPVRKGYVSAFKKVGSRSEVSIARVNMAVSAKYEGGIFSDARVFVGTLGRAAIRCLGAEKALALHPSLRDQSFKSALCEFAGQMIPGRSTLPYKKSALRALAEDLLEMLGERGKASEKSGEKGHE, encoded by the coding sequence GTGACAAGCCTTTTTGCCCCGCGAAGCATAAAAGAATATTCAAATTTCCTTGCTGTGAGCGGAGAACTCGAAAAGCACTTCATAGCAGGAGGGACAGACTGGCTTATAAAAAACCGGAGAAGTATCCCGGAAATGGCGGTGTTGTTTGATCTGTCAAAAATGACGGAGCTCAGGGGCATAGAGATCAAAGAGTCGTATCTGAGGGTAGGGGCAATGGAGACGATGACATCGATCCATTCCAGTGCACTGATCAAACTGTATGCTGCAGCGCTCACAGATGCGGCTTTATCGATGGGGTCGGTGCAGATCCGAAACAGAGCTACGGTCGGAGGCAATCTGGCAAATGCTTCGCCAGCTGCGGATACCCCTTGTGCATTGGCTGCTCTGGATGCTTCGGCAACTGTTTTTTCTCTTTCGGGCAGCAGAAATCTATCAATTGAAGAAGTGCTTGCTTCCTGCCCCAATGCCAATACATTATCCGATGGCGAGATCATAACGGAATTTTGTACTCCGGTCAGAAAAGGGTATGTATCAGCGTTTAAAAAGGTAGGAAGCAGGAGCGAAGTAAGCATAGCGCGCGTCAATATGGCAGTTTCAGCAAAATATGAGGGCGGTATTTTCAGTGACGCCAGAGTATTTGTAGGAACGCTGGGAAGAGCCGCAATAAGGTGTCTTGGAGCAGAAAAGGCACTTGCGCTACATCCCTCTTTGCGTGATCAAAGTTTTAAAAGTGCCCTTTGCGAATTTGCCGGACAGATGATCCCCGGAAGGAGCACCCTCCCTTATAAGAAGTCAGCCCTAAGGGCGCTCGCAGAAGATCTTCTGGAAATGCTTGGGGAGAGAGGAAAGGCGTCAGAAAAAAGTGGGGAAAAGGGCCATGAATAA